A single Desulfobaculum xiamenense DNA region contains:
- a CDS encoding UbiA-like polyprenyltransferase, with amino-acid sequence MDKFLALCRMVKIEHSVFALPFAYIGVFLAAGGWPGLRVFLLLTLAMVAVRSFAMAFNRLADLKYDAKNPRTQNRPLVTGEITVRETWAFLAGTAAVFVLACAGLNTLCLALSPVALFVAGGYSYLKRFSMLCHYWLGSVLGLAPLAGWLAYEPTFTLPAVLFFFGVTFWVAGFDILYSCQDVEFDRENGLHSAPASLGIPTALALSTFGHVVTAILFGLAGWAAGAGAWYYPVWAVVAGILVYEHTLIKADDMSRVNLAFFTLNGVIAVFLFVGVLLGLYL; translated from the coding sequence ATGGACAAGTTTCTCGCACTGTGCAGGATGGTGAAGATCGAGCACTCGGTCTTCGCCCTTCCCTTCGCCTACATCGGCGTCTTCCTGGCGGCGGGCGGCTGGCCCGGCCTGCGCGTCTTCCTGCTGCTGACCCTCGCCATGGTGGCGGTGCGATCCTTCGCCATGGCCTTCAACCGCCTCGCGGACCTCAAGTACGACGCGAAAAACCCACGCACGCAGAACCGCCCCCTCGTCACCGGCGAAATCACCGTGCGCGAGACGTGGGCATTCCTTGCCGGAACCGCCGCCGTGTTCGTGCTGGCCTGCGCCGGGCTGAACACCCTGTGCCTCGCACTGTCGCCCGTGGCGCTCTTCGTGGCCGGCGGCTACAGCTACCTCAAGCGCTTCTCCATGCTCTGCCACTACTGGCTGGGCAGCGTGCTCGGCCTCGCCCCGCTCGCGGGCTGGCTGGCATACGAGCCAACCTTCACCCTACCCGCCGTGCTCTTCTTCTTCGGCGTGACCTTCTGGGTCGCGGGCTTCGACATCCTCTACTCCTGTCAGGACGTGGAGTTCGACCGCGAAAACGGCTTGCACTCCGCACCTGCCAGCCTTGGCATCCCCACTGCGCTGGCGCTGAGCACCTTCGGCCACGTGGTGACAGCCATCCTTTTCGGCCTCGCCGGATGGGCCGCGGGCGCAGGCGCGTGGTACTACCCCGTCTGGGCCGTGGTGGCGGGAATCCTCGTCTACGAGCACACCCTCATCAAGGCCGACGACATGAGCCGCGTCAATCTCGCCTTCTTCACCCTCAACGGCGTGATTGCCGTCTTCCTCTTCGTGGGCGTGCTGCTGGGCCTCTACCTGTAG
- the tyrS gene encoding tyrosine--tRNA ligase encodes MNIIDELKWRGLIFQTTDEAKLREYFETSGRTLYCGFDPSAKSLHVGNMVPLLALLRFKKAGHTPMALMGGATGRIGDPSGKDQERQLLDYSIIDNNIDCIRKQVHRLFGDDTPVLNNYDWIKQMNPIDFLRDIGKHFTVNEMMRKESVRQRIVRDEVGISYTEFSYMILQSLDYEHLFRTRDCKLQIGGSDQWGNITAGTELIRKKSSGEAFALTFPLLTTASGAKFGKSEKGAIYLDPTMTSPWEFYQFWINADDRDVERLLKFFTFKTEDEIKALVQRMEEAPHLREAQKALAEEMTIMVHGREELDKILGAVDVLFGGGDIATVDIATLRAAMQSAPSVEYAADALPQLADMLVDLGLIKSKGQAKKDIQAGAVRVNGEQVTDMVHTPQPADFLHGEVLLIRKGKKHYGLVVLK; translated from the coding sequence ATGAACATCATCGACGAACTCAAATGGCGCGGCCTCATTTTCCAGACCACCGACGAAGCGAAGCTGCGCGAGTACTTCGAAACTTCCGGCCGCACGCTCTACTGCGGCTTTGACCCCTCGGCCAAGAGCCTGCACGTGGGCAACATGGTGCCCCTTCTGGCGCTTTTGCGCTTCAAGAAGGCTGGCCACACCCCCATGGCGCTCATGGGCGGCGCGACGGGCCGCATCGGCGACCCCAGCGGCAAGGATCAGGAACGCCAGCTGCTCGACTACAGCATCATCGACAACAACATCGACTGCATCCGCAAGCAGGTCCACCGTCTGTTCGGCGACGACACCCCCGTGCTGAACAACTACGACTGGATCAAGCAGATGAACCCCATCGACTTCCTGCGCGACATCGGCAAGCACTTCACGGTGAACGAGATGATGCGCAAGGAATCCGTGCGTCAGCGCATCGTGCGCGACGAGGTGGGCATCTCCTACACCGAATTCAGCTACATGATTCTCCAGTCGCTGGACTACGAGCACCTGTTCAGGACGCGCGACTGCAAGCTCCAGATCGGCGGTTCCGACCAGTGGGGCAACATCACCGCTGGCACGGAGCTCATCCGCAAGAAGTCCAGCGGCGAGGCCTTCGCCCTGACCTTCCCGCTGCTGACCACGGCCAGCGGCGCAAAGTTCGGCAAGTCCGAGAAGGGTGCCATCTACCTTGATCCGACCATGACCTCCCCGTGGGAGTTCTACCAGTTCTGGATCAACGCCGATGACCGTGACGTGGAACGCCTGCTCAAGTTCTTCACCTTCAAGACCGAAGACGAAATCAAGGCCCTCGTACAGCGCATGGAAGAGGCTCCGCACCTGCGTGAAGCCCAGAAGGCGCTGGCCGAGGAAATGACGATCATGGTCCACGGCCGCGAGGAGTTGGACAAGATTCTCGGCGCGGTGGATGTGCTCTTCGGCGGCGGCGATATCGCCACCGTCGACATCGCGACACTGCGCGCCGCCATGCAGTCCGCGCCCAGCGTGGAATACGCCGCCGACGCCCTGCCTCAGCTGGCAGACATGCTGGTGGACCTCGGGCTGATCAAGTCCAAGGGACAGGCCAAGAAGGACATTCAGGCCGGTGCGGTCCGCGTCAACGGCGAGCAGGTGACGGACATGGTCCACACGCCGCAGCCAGCGGACTTCCTCCACGGTGAGGTGCTGCTCATCAGAAAGGGCAAGAAGCACTACGGACTCGTGGTACTGAAATAG
- a CDS encoding secondary thiamine-phosphate synthase enzyme YjbQ, with amino-acid sequence MEKMTIVTHMREELVNVTSALNERIRERGWDNGAVVLWCPHTTGALTVNEAADPDVARDIVVGMRGLVPHRGDYRHAEGNSDAHIKTSLFGPGLTLIVDGGRLQLGTWQGVYFCEFDGPRTRSLWMQWLQG; translated from the coding sequence GTGGAAAAAATGACGATCGTCACGCATATGCGAGAGGAGCTGGTCAACGTCACGTCCGCGCTCAACGAGCGCATCCGCGAACGCGGCTGGGACAACGGTGCCGTTGTTCTGTGGTGCCCGCACACCACGGGCGCGCTCACGGTGAACGAGGCGGCGGACCCGGACGTCGCGAGGGACATCGTGGTGGGCATGCGCGGGCTGGTGCCGCACCGGGGCGACTACCGCCACGCAGAGGGCAACTCCGACGCCCACATCAAGACCAGCCTCTTCGGCCCCGGACTCACCCTCATCGTGGACGGCGGACGACTTCAGCTCGGCACGTGGCAGGGCGTCTACTTCTGTGAATTCGACGGCCCTCGCACGCGCTCGCTGTGGATGCAGTGGCTACAGGGCTGA
- the cmk gene encoding (d)CMP kinase, translating into MPNPLIVTIDGPAGVGKTTLARRTAQALGVAYLDTGAMFRTTALELGPGASDLADSELVARLQSLRFELSGCGEKSVLRVNGRIIGDEIRTEDVGTMASRIATLPLVREFQCTAQQAIGSGTSLVVEGRDMGTVVFPHATCKIFLDATPEVRAERRYHQLRDMGREADLAELAEQIRQRDDRDRNRPVAPLRPADDAVVIDTSSLDIDQVFEAILAAVRAAA; encoded by the coding sequence ATGCCTAATCCGCTCATCGTCACCATCGACGGCCCCGCAGGCGTCGGCAAAACCACCCTCGCCCGCAGGACCGCACAGGCCCTCGGCGTGGCCTACCTCGACACCGGGGCCATGTTCCGCACCACCGCGCTGGAACTCGGCCCCGGCGCGTCCGACCTCGCGGATTCCGAGCTCGTCGCCCGCCTCCAGTCCCTGCGCTTCGAGCTCTCTGGCTGCGGCGAAAAGTCCGTCCTGCGCGTCAACGGGCGCATCATCGGCGACGAAATCCGCACCGAGGACGTCGGCACCATGGCCTCGCGCATCGCCACGCTTCCCCTCGTCCGCGAATTCCAGTGCACGGCCCAGCAGGCCATCGGCAGCGGAACGTCCCTCGTCGTCGAGGGGCGCGACATGGGCACCGTGGTCTTCCCCCACGCCACCTGCAAGATCTTCCTCGACGCCACGCCCGAGGTTCGCGCCGAACGCCGCTACCACCAACTGCGCGACATGGGCCGCGAGGCCGACCTCGCCGAACTGGCCGAACAGATCCGCCAGCGCGACGACCGCGACCGAAATCGCCCCGTCGCCCCGCTGCGCCCCGCAGACGACGCCGTCGTCATCGATACCTCCAGCCTCGACATCGATCAGGTCTTCGAGGCCATCCTCGCCGCCGTCCGGGCCGCCGCCTAG
- the hisC gene encoding histidinol-phosphate transaminase: MDLQKTVRPQVPDFEPYSPGLAIEEIRERYGLGRVIKLASNENPLGTSPVVQQALAENAALAFRYAQAGTPRLNRAIAEHLGVPEGAIVTGNGSDEVIDLIVRVKARPGVDNVIAFKPSFSLYRLQSKLCGVEFRQAPLNADFSFPWDDLLALADENTALCFVTTPDNPSGYAPTAAELEALARRLPPQCLLVIDEAYMDFVEDQDAHSLLSRRDEFPNVAFLRTFSKMYGLAGLRLGYGVLPEWLGDYCRRVKLPFSVNVLAEIAGIAALADRDFVCATRTAVCEGRSYLRTELESMGFRVHPSHANFILVDMPADAPFDASALVEGLLRRGIIIRPLGSYSLPRSVRITVGDGEENREFIRAVREFIANA; this comes from the coding sequence ATGGATCTTCAGAAGACCGTCCGGCCGCAGGTGCCGGATTTCGAGCCGTACAGCCCCGGGCTGGCCATTGAGGAAATCAGGGAGCGCTACGGCCTCGGCCGCGTCATCAAGCTCGCCAGCAACGAAAACCCGCTTGGCACCTCCCCCGTCGTGCAGCAGGCGCTGGCCGAGAACGCCGCACTGGCCTTCCGCTACGCGCAGGCGGGAACCCCGCGCCTCAACCGCGCCATCGCCGAACATCTGGGCGTACCCGAAGGGGCCATCGTCACCGGCAACGGCTCCGACGAAGTCATCGACCTCATCGTGCGCGTCAAGGCGCGCCCCGGCGTGGACAACGTCATCGCCTTCAAGCCGAGCTTCTCCCTCTACAGGCTCCAGTCCAAGCTGTGCGGCGTGGAATTCCGGCAGGCCCCGCTCAATGCGGACTTCTCCTTCCCGTGGGACGACCTCCTCGCCCTCGCCGACGAGAACACCGCCCTGTGCTTCGTGACCACCCCGGACAATCCGTCCGGATACGCGCCCACCGCCGCCGAACTCGAAGCCCTCGCTAGGCGTCTGCCCCCGCAGTGTCTGCTCGTCATCGACGAAGCCTACATGGATTTCGTGGAGGATCAGGACGCCCACTCGCTTCTTTCCCGGCGCGATGAATTCCCCAACGTCGCCTTTCTGCGCACCTTTTCCAAGATGTACGGCCTCGCCGGGCTGCGCCTTGGCTACGGCGTATTGCCCGAGTGGCTTGGCGACTACTGTCGCCGCGTGAAGCTGCCCTTCTCCGTCAACGTGCTGGCCGAAATCGCAGGCATCGCCGCGCTCGCGGACCGGGACTTCGTCTGTGCCACCCGCACCGCCGTCTGCGAAGGCCGCAGCTATCTGCGCACCGAACTCGAATCCATGGGCTTTCGCGTCCACCCCTCCCACGCCAACTTCATCCTCGTGGACATGCCCGCCGACGCGCCCTTCGACGCCTCCGCCCTCGTGGAAGGCCTCCTGCGGCGCGGCATCATCATCCGCCCCCTCGGCAGCTACAGCCTGCCGCGCTCCGTGCGCATCACCGTGGGCGACGGCGAGGAGAACCGCGAATTCATCCGCGCCGTTCGGGAGTTCATCGCCAATGCCTAA